One part of the Diadema setosum chromosome 22, eeDiaSeto1, whole genome shotgun sequence genome encodes these proteins:
- the LOC140245280 gene encoding twitchin-like produces MAEVTWLKDGQPLSPEELDSDKYEVVVDDLKRRLVIRNVKKDDQAEYTCKIGEVATAANVTVKVPTVITPLADQTAPFQSTVVLECEVDNEKAPVKWLKDGKEIQALPRYLMETKGRKRVLTIFDTIPEDEGEYACVVGDETTAAVLAVEPAPVEFLSDIQPVQVVENETAVFTCEISDENADVTWLKNGEEIKPDDERYEFTVSGKKRALTVKKTDVSDSAEFTCRTKDQSSSATLKVAEAKPSISMTLRDVMIEEDSKEVVFECETDKETTDVVWLRNGQTVVEDESKFVIKRKGRRHSLIVKDIAVEDTAQFSCKIGDIETIAELVVAEKPTEFVVKMTEERTAIPGDEITFELELNKDTDDVVWMKDGKEIKPSDNVKIIKDGKKHKMIIKKVDFDDDAEYSFTAGDQKCHCDLVVKAPPKINVDPRLTNITVKAGTKIAIEATVTGSPTAVTTWTKDDAPVESTERFKIEAGKGPKASIRLTIDKTERSDLGTYTLTAANDLGTDTTIIAITVLDKPQSPTNLSITETTPESATVTWTPPSDDGGSPVIDYVIEKRDMKRNTWVKVDTTTDLTFRVPKLAEGNEYMFRVSARNELGTSEPIATTEPIVAKYQFDVPHAPGRPETSDVDQTEMTVTWTPPDFNGGSEITGYIIEKKEADKTRWVKVTKEPVTDLTYHVKDLIEGLVYEFRVFAINKAGTSKPSEPSTPTKAKAPYDVPGPPEKPTCENIDKTTITVSWSPPENDGGSPVTGYIIERCEVARGRWVRCNREKVTDLTFKVTDLSEGSQYQFRVSAENAAGVGKPSPVSDTFTAKLPFDAPGAPGKPEVTEYDTTKITITWTPPESDGGSPITGYHVERKEKTSSRWVKITKELVTETTLTAKGLSEGSEYQFRVIAENLAGPGPASEPSDLQKAKLPFDAPAAPGKPEVTSVDKTQMDISWTAPDSDGGSPITGYTIEKKEKTGKWTKVVKTTTTETTHTVTGLIEKKEYQFRVAAMNLAGTGPFSEPSDSTVAKPPYDVPGPPAKPSCENINKTTITVTWTPPDNDGGSPVTGYFVEKCEVARARWVKCNRDAVTELTITLTDLTEGTKYQFRVSAANLAGVGPPSPASDTFTAKLPFGKPEVTEYDTTKITITWTPPESDGGSPITGYHVERKEKTSSRWVKITKELVTETTFTSTGLSEGSEYQFRVFADNLAGPGPASEPSDLQKAKLPFDAPAAPGKPEVTSVDKTQMDISWTAPDSDGGSPITGYTIEKKEKTGKWTKVVKTTTTETTHTVTGLIEKKEYQFRVAAMNLAGTGPFSEPSDSTVAKSPYDVPGPPAKPSCENINKTTITVTWTPPDNDGGSPVTGYFVEKCEVARARWVKCNRDAVTELTITLTDLTEGTKYQFRVSAANLAGVGPPSPASDTFTAKLPFGKPEVTEYDTTKITITWTPPESDGGSPITGYHVERKEKTSSRWVKITKELVTETTFTSTGLSEGSEYQFRVFAENLAGPGPVSEPSDLQKAKLPFDTPSAPGKPEVTSADKTQMDIAWTAPDSDGGSPVNGYIIEKKEKTGKWTKVVKTNTTETTHTVTGLTEKKEYQFHVAATNLAGTGPFSEPSDSKIAKAPYDVPGPPGRPTILEVDSTTMTITWTPPENDGGSPVTGYIVEKKDRTSSRWSKVKETSIEEVVYTVVDLKEGNDYQFRVSAENKAGVGKPSEPSDMRRAKPPYGI; encoded by the exons ATGGCCGAGGTCACCTGGCTCAAGGACGGACAGCCGCTCTCGCCCGAGGAGTTGGACAGCGACAAGTACGAAGTCGTGGTCGACGACCTCAAGAGGAGGCTAGTCATTCGCAACGTCAAGAAGGACGACCAGGCCGAATACACATGCAAGATCGGCGAGGTCGCCACTGCCGCAAACGTCACAGTGAAGG TCCCGACCGTCATCACACCGCTCGCCGACCAGACGGCTCCTTTCCAATCCACCGTCGTGCTCGAGTGCGAGGTGGACAACGAGAAGGCGCCGGTCAAGTGGCTGAAGGACGGCAAGGAGATCCAGGCCCTGCCCAGGTACCTGATGGAGACCAAGGGACGAAAGCGTGTCCTCACCATTTTCGACACCATCCCCGAGGACGAAGGAGAGTACGCATGCGTGGTGGGAGACGAAACGACCGCGGCTGTGCTCGCTGTCGAGC CCGCCCCTGTTGAATTTCTCTCTGACATCCAACCTGTCCAAGTCGTCGAGAACGAGACAGCCGTCTTCACCTGCGAAATCTCCGACGAGAACGCGGACGTCACGTGGTTGAAGAACGGCGAGGAAATCAAACCGGACGACGAGAGGTACGAGTTTACCGTCAGTGGTAAGAAGCGCGCCCTCACTGTCAAGAAGACGGATGTCTCTGACTCGGCAGAATTCACCTGCAGGACTAAGGACCAATCATCTTCGGCAACGCTGAAGGTTGCAG AAGCCAAACCTTCCATTTCCATGACACTCCGCGATGTCATGATCGAAGAAGACTCGAAAGAAGTCGTCTTCGAGTGCGAGACCGACAAGGAGACGACCGATGTGGTCTGGCTCCGCAACGGCCAAACGgtcgttgaggacgagtccaagTTCGTCATCAAACGCAAAGGCCGACGCCATTCACTCATTGTCAAGGACATTGCAGTGGAGGACACTGCCCAGTTCTCCTGCAAAATCGGCGACATTGAGACGATTGCCGAACTTGTGGTCGCAG AAAAACCGACAGAATTTGTCGTAAAGATGACCGAAGAGCGGACGGCCATACCCGGTGACGAAATCACCTTCGAGCTCGAGCTCAACAAGGACACCGATGACGTGGTCTGGATGAAAGACGGCAAGGAGATCAAGCCCAGCGACAACGTCAAGATCATCAAGGACGGCAAGAAACACAAAATGATCATCAAGAAAGTGGACTTTGACGACGACGCCGAGTACAGTTTCACGGCTGGGGATCAAAAGTGTCATTGCGACCTGGTGGTCAAAG CTCCTCCAAAGATCAACGTGGATCCGAGATTGACCAATATCACCGTCAAAGCTGGCACGAAGATCGCTATCGAGGCGACAGTCACCGGTTCGCCGACGGCCGTCACGACGTGGACCAAAGACGACGCGCCGGTCGAATCCACGGAGCGATTTAAGATCGAGGCGGGCAAAGGTCCAAAGGCCTCCATCCGACTCACCATTGACAAGACGGAGCGATCTGATCTCGGAACGTACACACTGACCGCTGCCAATGACCTTGGCACCGACACAACCATCATCGCTATCACCGTCCTTG ACAAGCCACAGTCACCCACCAATCTCTCAATCACCGAAACTACTCCTGAGTCGGCGACCGTCACCTGGACACCGCCATCTGATGACGGTGGTAGTCCCGTCATCGACTACGTCATCGAGAAGCGTGACATGAAGAGGAACACGTGGGTGAAAGTCGACACGACCACGGACCTCACGTTCCGCGTGCCTAAGCTTGCCGAAGGCAACGAGTACATGTTCCGTGTGAGTGCTCGCAACGAGCTGGGAACCAGCGAACCGATCGCCACCACGGAACCAATAGTGGCAAAATACCAGTTTG ACGTCCCACATGCTCCTGGACGGCCAGAGACATCCGACGTTGACCAGACAGAGATGACTGTCACCTGGACACCGCCGGACTTCAACGGTGGCAGCGAGATCACGGGGTACATCATCGAGAAGAAGGAAGCCGACAAGACCCGCTGGGTGAAGGTCACCAAGGAACCAGTCACGGATCTCACCTACCACGTCAAGGACTTGATAGAGGGTCTGGTGTATGAGTTCAGGGTTTTTGCTATCAACAAGGCAGGAACCAGCAAACCAAGTGAGCCCTCTACGCCGACCAAGGCCAAGGCACCTTAtg ACGTCCCGGGTCCACCCGAGAAACCGACTTGTGAGAACATCGACAAGACCACCATTACTGTCTCCTGGTCACCACCCGAGAACGACGGCGGCTCCCCGGTCACTGGCTACATCATCGAGAGGTGCGAGGTCGCCAGGGGTCGCTGGGTCAGGTGCAACCGAGAAAAGGTCACTGACCTGACCTTCAAGGTGACTGACCTCTCTGAGGGTAGTCAGTATCAGTTTAGGGTGTCCGCGGAGAATGCAGCGGGAGTCGGTAAACCGAGTCCAGTGTCCGACACGTTCACCGCCAAACTTCCATTCG ATGCTCCTGGTGCTCCAGGCAAGCCAGAGGTCACGGAGTACGACACCACCAAGATCACCATCACTTGGACTCCTCCCGAGTCTGACGGTGGCAGTCCAATCACGGGCTACCACGTCGAACGCAAGGAGAAGACTTCATCGCGATGGGTGAAAATCACGAAGGAGCTGGTAACGGAGACTACCTTGACGGCCAAGGGTCTGTCGGAGGGATCTGAGTACCAGTTCCGGGTCATTGCAGAGAACCTAGCAGGTCCTGGACCAGCCAGCGAGCCGTCGGATCTCCAGAAGGCCAAGCTGCCATTTG ATGCTCCTGCAGCACCTGGTAAACCCGAGGTTACCTCCGTGGACAAAACTCAGATGGACATCTCCTGGACCGCTCCAGACTCCGATGGTGGTAGTCCGATAACAGGCTACACCAtcgagaagaaagagaagactGGCAAATGGACAAAGGTTGTCAAGACGACCACGACGGAAACCACGCACACTGTGACCGGTTTGATCGAGAAAAAGGAGTACCAGTTCCGCGTCGCCGCCATGAATCTGGCGGGTACCGGACCATTCAGTGAGCCGTCTGACTCCACTGTTGCCAAGCCACCTTACG ATGTACCTGGGCCTCCTGCCAAGCCATCTTGTGAGAACATCAACAAGACCACCATCACGGTCACGTGGACACCGCCCGACAACGACGGGGGTTCCCCTGTTACCGGTTATTTCGTGGAGAAGTGCGAGGTCGCTAGAGCGCGCTGGGTAAAGTGTAACCGCGATGCAGTCACCGAGCTCACCATCACACTCACTGACCTGACCGAAGGGACCAAGTACCAGTTCAGAGTGTCGGCGGCAAACCTCGCAGGGGTGGGACCACCGAGTCCAGCCTCGGACACTTTCACCGCCAAACTTCCCTTCG GCAAGCCTGAGGTTACCGAGTACGACACCACCAAGATCACCATCACTTGGACTCCTCCCGAGTCTGACGGTGGCAGTCCGATCACCGGCTACCACGTCGAACGCAAGGAGAAGACTTCATCACGATGGGTGAAAATCACGAAGGAGCTGGTGACCGAGACTACTTTCACATCCACTGGTCTGTCCGAGGGATCGGAGTACCAGTTCCGGGTCTTTGCAGATAACTTAGCAGGTCCTGGACCAGCCAGCGAGCCATCGGATCTCCAGAAGGCCAAGCTGCCATTTG ATGCTCCTGCAGCACCTGGTAAACCCGAGGTTACCTCCGTGGACAAAACTCAGATGGACATCTCCTGGACCGCTCCAGACTCCGATGGTGGTAGTCCGATAACAGGCTACACCAtcgagaagaaggagaagactGGTAAATGGACAAAGGTTGTCAAGACGACCACGACGGAAACCACGCACACCGTGACCGGTTTGATCGAGAAAAAGGAGTACCAGTTCCGCGTTGCTGCCATGAATCTAGCGGGTACCGGACCATTCAGTGAGCCGTCTGACTCTACTGTTGCCAAGTCGCCTTACG ATGTACCTGGGCCTCCTGCCAAGCCATCTTGTGAGAACATCAACAAGACCACCATCACGGTCACGTGGACACCGCCCGACAACGACGGGGGTTCCCCTGTTACCGGTTACTTCGTGGAGAAGTGCGAGGTCGCTAGAGCGCGCTGGGTGAAGTGTAACCGCGATGCAGTCACCGAGCTCACCATCACCCTCACTGACCTGACTGAAGGGACCAAGTACCAGTTCAGAGTGTCGGCGGCAAACCTAGCAGGGGTGGGACCACCGAGTCCAGCCTCGGACACTTTCACCGCCAAACTTCCCTTCG GCAAGCCAGAGGTCACGGAGTACGACACCACCAAGATCACCATCACTTGGACTCCTCCCGAGTCTGACGGTGGCAGTCCAATCACCGGCTACCACGTCGAACGCAAGGAGAAGACTTCATCGCGATGGGTGAAAATCACGAAGGAGCTGGTGACGGAGACTACTTTCACATCCACTGGTCTGTCCGAGGGATCGGAGTACCAGTTCCGGGTCTTTGCAGAGAACCTAGCAGGTCCTGGACCAGTTAGTGAACCATCAGACTTACAGAAGGCCAAACTGCCATTCG ATACTCCCTCTGCTCCTGGAAAACCAGAAGTCACGTCAGCTGACAAGACCCAAATGGACATTGCCTGGACAGCGCCGGATTCAGACGGTGGAAGTCCAGTCAACGGCTACATCattgagaagaaagaaaagactgGAAAATGGACAAAGGTTGTCAAGACAAACACCACAGAGACCACGCACACCGTGACTGGTTTGACTGAGAAAAAGGAGTACCAGTTCCACGTGGCTGCCACGAATCTGGCGGGTACCGGACCATTCAGCGAGCCTTCTGATTCCAAGATTGCCAAAGCTCCATACG ATGTGCCAGGACCGCCTGGTAGACCTACCATTTTGGAAGTGGACAGCACAACCATGACAATAACCTGGACACCCCCAGAAAATGATGGTGGCTCCCCTGTTACCGGCTACATAGTGGAGAAGAAAGACCGAACCTCGTCAcgatggtcaaaggtcaaagagacTTCGATCGAGGAGGTCGTCTACACAGTCGTTGATCTCAAGGAAGGCAACGACTACCAGTTCCGGGTGTCGGCCGAAAACAAGGCCGGTGTGGGCAAGCCTAGCGAACCGTCTGACATGCGGCGAGCCAAACCACCATACG GGATATAG